From the Lathyrus oleraceus cultivar Zhongwan6 chromosome 4, CAAS_Psat_ZW6_1.0, whole genome shotgun sequence genome, one window contains:
- the LOC127073863 gene encoding probable myosin-binding protein 5: MACRLVTCFGGRLLGKFSHLMLCMVLEWVLLISLFIDGFLAFFTTELSRFFDLEIPCWLCAKMNHVLAHNTPNFYYNNSICVAHKKDLSSMAFCHNHKKLSDIRQMCEGCLLSFATQKESDCDTYKSLVGVLNKNLECFVEDGQNILLSLKDGKVLQAEKSTQMCACCGAPLKLKSSISSKNSDSISQSPAALPPAYPTATPKSEESCGVDSPQILSAKKDSKLPQNEDDSNLKNQNNKFKEVPKEATMPLLTGSNDLSLESPKTPSLPWSSRFFGVPFIDSPNNSPRWSSVPTKKSLLEKTEYASDSSEVSSQNEEDDPVLNNLKRQVRLDRKSLMALYMELDEERSASAVAANNAMAMITRLHEEKAALQMDSSQYQRMMEEQIEHDEEVLQETNELLLKLEEEVKTLDTELEIYRATYGYLTEDDVKAHGGNSFSTESIECEDDVEQYLDLQQPGSSKAYNGEGKIKESLKDFRTERTYILGKKKMETATLLTESGI; encoded by the exons ATGGCGTGTCGATTGGTTACTTGTTTTGGTGGGCGACTTCTAGGGAAATTTTCACATTTAATGTTGTGCATGGTGCTTGAATGGGTGTTGTTGATTTCACTCTTCATTGATGGGTTTCTAGCATTTTTCACCACTGAGCTTTCAAGGTTCTTTGATTTGGAAATTCCGTGCTGGCTCTGCGCGAAGATGAATCATGTTCTGGCGCACAATACGCCTAATTTTTATTACAACAATTCCATATGTGTGGCTCACAAGAAAGACCTTTCATCTATGGCGTTTTGTCACAACCACAAGAAGCTTTCTGATATAAGACAGATGTGTGAAGGGTGTTTACTTTCATTCGCAACGCAGAAGGAATCAGATTGTGATACCTATAAGTCTCTTGTAGGGGTTTTGAATAAGAATCTCGAGTGCTTTGTTGAGGATGGACAAAACATTCTATTGAGTCTGAAGGACGGCAAGGTCTTGCAGGCCGAGAAAAGTACTCAGATGTGTGCATGCTGTGGAGCACCATTGAAACTCAAATCTTCCATCTCAAGTAAGAATTCAGACTCGATTTCACAATCTCCAGCCGCTTTGCCACCAGCTTATCCAACCGCGACGCCAAAGTCTGAGGAATCTTGCGGTGTAGATTCGCCTCAAATCCTGTCTGCAAAAAAAGATTCAAAGCTTCCACAGAATGAGGATGACAGCAACCTTAAAAATCAGAACAATAAAT TCAAGGAAGTACCAAAAGAAGCCACGATGCCTCTATTGACAGGATCCAATGATTTAAGCTTAGAGTCCCCGAAAACCCCGTCTTTACCATGGAGCAGCAGGTTTTTCGGAGTTCCATTTATAGATTCTCCAAACAACAGTCCAAGATGGTCTTCTGTGCCGACCAAGAAATCACTGCTAGAAAAGACAGAATATGCCTCTGACTCTAGCGAGGTTAGTTCTCAAAATGAAGAAGACGATCCCGTCTTAAACAATTTGAAGAGGCAAGTTCGTCTGGATCGCAAGTCACTCATGGCGTTGTACATGGAGCTGGATGAAGAGAGAAGTGCTTCAGCTGTTGCGGCCAACAATGCTATGGCTATGATCACCCGCTTACATGAAGAGAAGGCAGCTTTGCAGATGGATTCTTCACAGTATCAAAGAATGATGGAGGAGCAGATAGAGCATGATGAAGAAGTCCTGCAAGAAACTAATGAGCTTCTTCTCAAACTAGAGGAAGAAGTTAAGACATTAGATACCGAGTTAGAGATTTACAGAGCTACATATGGATACTTGACAGAAGATGATGTTAAGGCTCATGGTGGCAACAGCTTTTCAACCGAGTCTATTGAATGCGAGGATGATGTAGAACAATACCTCGATCTTCAACAACCTGGTTCGTCAAAGGCATATAATGGGGAGGGGAAAATCAAGGAGTCACTAAAAGATTTTAGAACGGAGAGAACATATATTCTTGGCAAGAAGAAAATGGAAACTGCAACTCTCTTGACAGAGAGTGGAATATAA
- the LOC127073864 gene encoding transcription factor BHLH089 isoform X1, with protein MEHPFFNDCTFSSANPSLSEIWPHFPSQNKRNHSLSENHSTTKHRKPAPPNNDQNAAFKPEPNAISANKQQQQNQKPFSELSPSPSPSPSPPPKPKPKQDYIHVRARRGQATDSHSLAERARREKISERMKILQDLVPGCNKVIGKALVLDEIINYIQSLQHQVEFLSMKLEAVNSRLNMQPSIECFPLKDVGAQPLDLSGIVFGSQAGRGYAQGSQPGWLHMQLAGGLDKTS; from the exons ATGGAGCATCCTTTCTTCAACGATTGCACTTTCTCTTCCGCTAACCCTTCTTTATCAGAAATTTGGCCTCACTTCCCATCCCAAAACAAACGAAACCACTCCCTCTCGGAAAATCACTCTACCACTAAGCATAGAAAACCAGCACCACCAAACAACGATCAAAACGCTGCGTTTAAACCCGAACCAAACGCAATTTCagcaaacaaacaacaacaacagaatCAGAAACCTTTTTCTGAACTGTCACCGTCACCGTCACCGTCACCGTCACCGCCGCCGAAGCCGAAGCCGAAGCAAGATTACATTCACGTTAGAGCCAGAAGAGGCCAAGCCACCGATAGTCACAGTCTCGCTGAAAGA GCGAGAAGAGAAAAGATTAGTGAGAGAATGAAAATTCTACAAGATTTAGTTCCGGGATGTAACAAG GTAATTGGTAAAGCACTTGTGCTTGATGAGATAATCAATTATATTCAATCACTACAACATCAAGTTGAG TTCCTTTCAATGAAGCTTGAAGCAGTTAATTCAAGATTGAATATGCAACCTTCTATTGAATGTTTCCCTTTAAAAGAT GTTGGTGCTCAGCCATTGGATCTTTCTGGAATAGTATTTGGATCGCAAGCAGGAAGGGGCTATGCTCAGGGATCACAGCCAGGATGGCTACATATGCAGCTAGCTGGTGGTTTAGATAAAACATCGTAA
- the LOC127073864 gene encoding transcription factor BHLH089 isoform X2: MEHPFFNDCTFSSANPSLSEIWPHFPSQNKRNHSLSENHSTTKHRKPAPPNNDQNAAFKPEPNAISANKQQQQNQKPFSELSPSPSPSPSPPPKPKPKQDYIHVRARRGQATDSHSLAERARREKISERMKILQDLVPGCNKFLSMKLEAVNSRLNMQPSIECFPLKDVGAQPLDLSGIVFGSQAGRGYAQGSQPGWLHMQLAGGLDKTS; the protein is encoded by the exons ATGGAGCATCCTTTCTTCAACGATTGCACTTTCTCTTCCGCTAACCCTTCTTTATCAGAAATTTGGCCTCACTTCCCATCCCAAAACAAACGAAACCACTCCCTCTCGGAAAATCACTCTACCACTAAGCATAGAAAACCAGCACCACCAAACAACGATCAAAACGCTGCGTTTAAACCCGAACCAAACGCAATTTCagcaaacaaacaacaacaacagaatCAGAAACCTTTTTCTGAACTGTCACCGTCACCGTCACCGTCACCGTCACCGCCGCCGAAGCCGAAGCCGAAGCAAGATTACATTCACGTTAGAGCCAGAAGAGGCCAAGCCACCGATAGTCACAGTCTCGCTGAAAGA GCGAGAAGAGAAAAGATTAGTGAGAGAATGAAAATTCTACAAGATTTAGTTCCGGGATGTAACAAG TTCCTTTCAATGAAGCTTGAAGCAGTTAATTCAAGATTGAATATGCAACCTTCTATTGAATGTTTCCCTTTAAAAGAT GTTGGTGCTCAGCCATTGGATCTTTCTGGAATAGTATTTGGATCGCAAGCAGGAAGGGGCTATGCTCAGGGATCACAGCCAGGATGGCTACATATGCAGCTAGCTGGTGGTTTAGATAAAACATCGTAA